A window of Apium graveolens cultivar Ventura chromosome 8, ASM990537v1, whole genome shotgun sequence contains these coding sequences:
- the LOC141678139 gene encoding berberine bridge enzyme-like D-2: MSSISKFLIFIFIVIFFVPCLCEDDTNINVASCLIQQNINNFTIYSNPNNGTSNHYFDLLNFSIQNLRFSATSVPKPVAIILPETKQELASSVFCCRLSSLEIRIRCGGHSYEGTSSVATDGRAFVIIDMMNLDRVIVDPRPDFAWVEGGATLGQTYYAIAESSDVRGFPAGSCPTVGSGGHIAGGGFGLISRKYGLAADNVVDVLLVDAEGQLLDREAMGEDVFWAIRGGGGGIWGIVYAWKIKLSRVPKTVTAFTVSRPGTSRDVAYLVDKWQHVAPKLDDEFYLSSFVGAGLPQRKGVIGISATFKGFYLGPKTRTLSIISKQFPELGITEGDCKEMSWIESVVYFSGLDDGSSVLDLKNRYLKVKGYFKAKSDYVRTPIPVSGIKEALRILEKEPKGYVILDPYGGIMNRINSESIAFPHRKGNLFTIQYLVEWGEVDNSKSTDYIDWIQGFYNSMKPYVSSGPRAAYVNYIDLDLGVFELISSKTATLSDAVERARVWGEQYFLKNYDRLVQAKTTIDPNNVFRNQQGIPPMPTAVNFKENV; this comes from the coding sequence ATGTCTTCAATCTCCAAGTTCTTGATTTTCATCTTCATCGTAATCTTTTTCGTTCCATGTTTATGTGAAGATGACACAAACATCAACGTTGCTTCCTGTTTAATTCAACAAAACATCAATAACTTCACCATATATTCGAACCCGAATAATGGTACTTCTAATCACTACTTTGATCTCCTGAATTTCTCCATACAAAATCTTCGGTTTTCAGCTACTTCAGTGCCTAAGCCAGTAGCCATAATTTTGCCAGAGACCAAACAAGAGCTTGCGAGCAGTGTTTTCTGCTGCAGATTAAGTTCTCTTGAAATCAGAATAAGGTGTGGCGGTCACAGCTATGAAGGCACTTCGTCTGTGGCCACTGATGGACGTGCCTTTGTAATCATAGACATGATGAACTTAGACAGAGTTATAGTTGATCCTAGACCAGACTTTGCATGGGTGGAAGGTGGTGCAACACTTGGCCAGACTTACTATGCTATTGCTGAGTCGAGTGATGTTCGTGGATTTCCAGCCGGATCATGTCCAACTGTGGGAAGTGGCGGGCACATTGCTGGTGGTGGATTTGGGTTGATATCAAGAAAATACGGGCTTGCAGCAGACAATGTAGTGGATGTGCTTTTGGTAGATGCAGAAGGCCAGTTGTTGGATAGGGAGGCAATGGGGGAAGATGTCTTTTGGGCTATTAGAGGCGGAGGTGGAGGAATTTGGGGGATTGTCTATGCATGGAAGATCAAGTTATCAAGAGTGCCTAAAACTGTCACAGCTTTCACAGTGTCCAGGCCTGGTACAAGCCGTGATGTGGCCTACCTTGTGGACAAATGGCAACATGTAGCACCAAAGCTAGACGATGAATTTTATCTGTCGTCTTTTGTTGGTGCTGGATTGCCCCAGAGGAAAGGTGTAATCGGAATATCAGCAACATTCAAAGGGTTTTATTTAGGTCCTAAAACCAGAACTTTGTCAATCATAAGCAAGCAGTTTCCGGAATTGGGAATTACAGAGGGTGATTGCAAAGAAATGAGTTGGATTGAATCAGTCGTTTATTTCTCTGGTTTGGATGATGGAAGCTCTGTTTTGGACTTGAAAAACAGGTACTTGAAAGTAAAGGGATACTTCAAGGCCAAATCAGATTATGTCAGAACTCCGATACCAGTTTCGGGAATCAAAGAAGCTTTACGCATACTGGAAAAAGAACCAAAAGGTTATGTCATATTAGACCCTTATGGTGGAATCATGAACAGAATAAACAGTGAATCAATTGCTTTTCCACACCGAAAAGGTAACCTTTTTACAATTCAGTATCTGGTAGAGTGGGGAGAAGTTGACAACAGTAAAAGCACGGATTATATAGATTGGATACAGGGATTCTATAATTCTATGAAACCATATGTTTCATCAGGTCCAAGGGCTGCATATGTGAACTACATAGACCTTGATCTCGGAGTGTTTGAACTGATCAGTAGTAAAACCGCTACCTTATCAGATGCTGTGGAAAGAGCTCGAGTGTGGGGAGAACAATATTTCTTGAAGAATTACGATAGATTGGTTCAAGCCAAGACGACTATTGATCCTAACAATGTGTTCAGAAATCAACAAGGCATTCCTCCAATGCCTACAGCggttaattttaaagaaaatgtGTAA